The genomic region GTAGCGCTGCTGCGGTGCGTCCAGGATCCAGTGCTGCCGGAACTCGGGCCGGTCGACCGGCGCCATGTCGGTCTTCACGTAGCCGGGAGCGATCGCGTTCACCCGGATGTCGTACGGCGCCCACTCCGCGGCGAGGCTGCGGGTCAGGTGGTGCACGGCCGCCTTCGACGCGTTGTACGACGCCTGCCACTGCGGCCGGTTCACGATCTGCGCGGACATGCTGCCCACGTTGACGATCACCCCGCCGTTGCCTGCCGTGATCATGCCGCGGGCAACGGCCGTACTGGTGTTCCACAGCGCGGTCAGGTTCAGGTCGATCACTTGCTGCCACTCGTCGTCGGGGACCTCGAGCGCCGGGCGGTGGATCGCAACACCGGCGTTGTTCACCAGCACGTCGATCCCGCCGAGCTGCTCGGTGACGCGGTCGACCATCGCGGTCACGTCGGCGCGCCGGGTGATGTCGGCCGTGACGGCGAGCCCTCGCCGGCCGCGGGCGGCGATCTCGGCGACGACCTGGTCGTTGCGGCCGGCGTCCCGGCCGACGATCGCCACGTCGGCTCCGGCCTCGGCCAGCGCGAGCGCGAACGCCCGCCCGAGACCGCGGTTGCCGCCGGTCACCAGGACCCGGCGTCCGTCCAACCCGAAAGTGTCCAGCACGCTCATCCGGTACTCCGTAACGCTAGGAAGCGGTCACGCTGCGTACCGAAGTGCGGCGTGAGGTCGCGGATCGATGTCAATCACTGCAATCCAGTACACCGTCGGGCCCGCCCGCAAGTAGCATCAGGCGGCGGTTCGGGACTGGGGGTGGTTCCGCGCCGATCACCGTGGGTGGGCCGGCCGCGTGCCGCGAACTGGGGGAGATGCGGGACAGCATGGCGAACGATGCAGCACCCAAGCCTGGGCACTTTCTGCCCGGTGGCGCCGGGGACCAGCCCGTGCCCCCGCCCCCCGCTTCCGCCAGACCCGACGCGACCTCGGTCGCCGGCACATCGCCGAGCCCGGCGTCGTCCGGCAGTACGCCGTTGACGGCGCCGACGCCTCGGCTCGGAGCGGAGGCGCCGGCCGGACCGCCCCAGCTGAGCGGATCGCGGCTCGGCCCGCCGCCGCCCGGCGATCCCGCCGCGGCCGCGTTCAAGGCGCGGTACCAGCCGGAGCCGATCCCGTACGTCGAGAAGAAGCGCTCGAAGGCGTTGGTGTCCGGGCTGGTCGCGGGTGCGCTGCTCCTGGTCGGCGGCGGAGTTTTCGCCGCGGTGAAGCTGCTGCCGGCGTACGACGACTTCGTCGCCAACCCGATGGGCACGCCGTCGGTCCGCGCCAGTGACGAGCCCGCCGACGGGAACGAGCCGGTCGCCGCGCCTACCCCGGACGTCGTGGTGGCGAAGGAGAACAAGCTCTACCGGACCGGCAAGCTGGCGCCGGCGAACTGCCGGGAGCCGCAGTACCGGCCGACGTCCAAGGAGAACGTGCGGGCCTACTACCAGACGCTGCTCGGCTGCCTGGACAAGGCGTGGGAGCCGGCCGTGCGCAAGGCCGGCCACGAGTTCCGTAAGCCGCGGCTGATCATCTTCGACAACGGCCAGGAGACGGCCTGCGGGGTCCAGCACGAGGTCCCGTCGTACTGCGCGGCCGACGGCGGCGCCGTCACGCTGCCTTGGGAGGGTCTGCCGGAGAAGTACGGCAAGGACCGCTCACAGACCCGGATCGACATGGCCCAGGAGCTCGGCTACCTGTACGGCGTGCACGTGCAGGAGCTGACCGGCATCTTCGAGGCGACCGAGAACCTCGGCGACACGGCGCCGAACGCGGCGGCCCGGCTGGAGCAGGACCGCCGGCAGGCGCTGCAGGCGGTCTGCCTGTCCTCGGTCTTCCTGAGCACGGTCAAGGCCACGTTCCCGATTCGCGGCGAGCTGCTCGAGTCGTACCGGTGGCGCAGCAAGCACAACGGCGACGAGGACTCGAAGGACAAGGTGCGCGACCACGGCTCCCGCCGCAACGTCGAGTTGTGGATGGGGCGGGGCTTCGGATCCGCCGATCCGGGCTCCTGCAACACTTTCGTCGCAGCCCCTGCCAAGGTCAGCTGACCCATCGAGGACTGGGAACGACGCATGCCCGACGAGCCGACACCGCCCACCCCGGATCCTGCCACGGGCCCGGAGATCAGCACGCCCGCGGTTGCGCCCGGTCCTGGGCACTTCCTGCCGGGTGGCGACGGGCAGGTCGGCGGCGCCGAGACGCCGCGGCCGCTGCGTGCCAAGGGGCAGGCGACAGGGCTGGGCAAAGCGGTACCGGTCGGCGCCGGCGAGCCGCGGCCGCGCGTGGCGGCGCCGCTGCCGACCGAGCCCGGGCAGAGCGGGTACGGCGCCCCACCGCCCGCTCCGTTGCCGGGAGCACCGAGTGCGCCGCTGACCGGAAGCCGTCAGCGCGGCGGCAGCCGGCCGGTCGGCTGGAGCTCGTCGTCGGCCCGCAGGACGCCGCAGTTCGCCGCCGATCCGGTGCCGGTGAAGCCGCCACGGCAGTTCTCCAAGCCGGTGATCGTCGCCGTCGCGGTGCTGGCGGTGATCGCCCTGAGCGGCGCCGGCGTCGCGGGCTACCGCATGATGGACTCCTACGACACCGTCGCGAACCCGCTCGCCCGCCCGTCGGTCAAGCAGACCGACGCCCCGCTGCCGGCTCCGCCGCAGCCGACCGTGACGGTGACCGCCACGCCGGTCCCCGACGCCGTCCGGGTGAAGCAGAACGCCCTCTACACCGTGGGCAAGGTCCCGGCCGTCAACTGCGCCGACCCCAAGATCAAGCCGAGCTCCGAAGCCGCGGCTCTGCGCTACTACCGGGCCCTGCTGCCGTGCCTGAACCGGGCCTGGGAGCCGCTGGTCCGCAAGGCCGGCTACCCGTTCCGCGCGCCGAAGCTGGTGCTGTACGCGAAGAACCAGACGTCCTGCACGGGCGAGAGCAACCTGGCCTTCTACTGCGGCGAGGACGAGACCATCACGATGCGCGGTGACCAGGACGCGAAGCTCTTCCGGCAGGCGCCCGAGTCCGGCCGGGCCGCGATCATGAGCACGCTGTCGCACGAGTACGCGCACCACGTGCAGATGCTCACCAACATCCTGATCTCGTCCAGGTCGCGCGAGGGCTGGGCGACCACCGAGCCCGCCAAGCTGGAGGAGAACCGCCGGATGGAGCTCCAGGCGAGCTGCCTCGGCGCGGCCTTCCTCGGCGCGAACAAGGCCGCGCTCGGCCTGACCGGTCGCCGCCTGACCGCCTGGGAGTTCCAGACCAAGCACTCCGGCGACGAGTACAACCCGAAGAAGAAGCGCGACCACGGCTCCCGCAAGAACCAGTGGCTGTGGGCCGGCGTCTCCTTCAAAACCGCCAACCCTGCCTCCTGCAACACCTTCGTCGCCCCCGCCGCGAAGGTGAGCTGACGCCGGTACGCCTTAAGGGGGTCAGTCCAGGCGGAGCTTGAAGCCCTCGTGGCTGTTGGTGAAGCCCAGGCGCTGGTAGAAGCGGTGCGCGTCGGTGCGGGTCTTGTCCGAGGTGAGCTGGACGAGGGTGCAGCCGCGGCGGCGGGACTCGTCGACGGCCCACTGCATCAAGGTGGTGCCGAGACCGGTGCCGCGGGCCGAGGCGGCCACCCGGACGGCCTCGACCAGGCCGCGGGAGGAACCGCGCCGGGACAGGCCGGGGATGATCGTCAGCTGCAGCGTGCCGACCAGTTCGCCGTTGCTCTCGGCAACCACGAGGACCTGGTTCGGGTCCGCGTCGAGGGCGGCGAAGGCGGCGTCGTACGGGGTCAGGTCGTCGAGCGACTCCCGGGTGGCGCCGAGCTGGTCCTCGGCGATCAGCGCGACGATCCCGGCGACGTCGGCGGCGGTGGCGCGGCGGATCACGGCATCGGTCATGGCGCCATGATGACAGGGCGCTGAACCGGTTCGGGCGCCGGGTCAGCAACGTCCGGTCGTCACAGTCCTTGCCTTACGCAATCACTTTGCGGTACCGGAAAGGCGTTTGCGCGCGGGCCGGCCGGGCACGGGTGGACCAGACACCACATCCGCCCGTGGCCGGGGTCGCGTGGATTCGGTGTGCGTGGCGGCGGTGCGGGCTCGGTCCGGAAGGAAGATGTCCGATGTCCGCACTGGCAATCGACTTCACCCAGCCGTTCGAAGATGCTTTCGGCAAGCTTCTCGGCTTCGTCCCGAACCTGATCGGCGGCCTGGTCATCCTGGCCGTCGGCTACCTGGTCGCGAAGGTGCTCGGCAAGCTGGTCAGCAAGCTGCTCGGCAAGGTCGGCTTCGACCAGTGGATGGAGCGGGCCGGCGTGTCCGGGGTGCTGCAGCGCTCCGGGACGGGGCTGACCGCGTCGGCGATGCTCGGCAAGGTCGTGTTCTGGTTCGTGTTCCTGATCGGCTTCACGATGTTCGCCTCGGCGCTCGGCGTACCGGAGATCTCGAACTTCATGAGCGCGATGCTCGGCTACATCCCGCGGATCTTCGCCGCGATCGTGATCGTCTGCCTGGCGGCGCTGTTCGCGAACTTCCTGGCCGCGATCATCCGCGGTGCCACCGGCAACGAGACGCTGGCCAAGGTCGGCAAGTACGCGATCCTGGTGTACGCCGCGTTCGCCGCGCTGACCCAGCTGGGCATCGCCGTCCAGCTCACCGGCAACACCCTGCTGATCGTGCTCGGCGGCCTGTCGCTCGCCCTCGGCCTCGCTTTCGGTCTCGGGGGCCGCGAGATGGCCGGCGAGGCGCTGCGCACGCTGTTCGACCGCGGCTCGCAGTTGGCCGCCGACCGCTCGAACGGCACCAGCGGCCAGACCGGCTACCAACAGCCCGGCAACGGCTACCAGGGCGGCAACGGCTACCAGACTGATCAGGGTGGCCACTCGAGTGAGCAGTACCCGGCCAGCCACGGCGCCCCGCAGTCCGGCAGTTGGTCCAACGGCTCCAACGGCACCTGGTCCGACGGCCAGCGCTGACCTCACGCACCCCGGGCGGACGCGACCAGGTCGGATCGCGCCCGCCCGGCCACGCGCCGAGACCTGGCACGCCAAGCCGGGACCTCGCACCCCAAGCCGGGACCTCGGACAGGCTATTCCCTGTCCGAGGTCCCGGCTCGGTGGTCGCAGGCCCGCCGTCAGCTCTGGGCGTCGGGGCCTGCGCGGCGGACGTTCTCGACCTTTTCCATCGCCTCGCGCAGGTCCTTGAGCCAGGTTTCGCTGTGTTGGGCGACGAGCTTGACGCACCAGCCG from Kribbella flavida DSM 17836 harbors:
- a CDS encoding neutral zinc metallopeptidase, which produces MPDEPTPPTPDPATGPEISTPAVAPGPGHFLPGGDGQVGGAETPRPLRAKGQATGLGKAVPVGAGEPRPRVAAPLPTEPGQSGYGAPPPAPLPGAPSAPLTGSRQRGGSRPVGWSSSSARRTPQFAADPVPVKPPRQFSKPVIVAVAVLAVIALSGAGVAGYRMMDSYDTVANPLARPSVKQTDAPLPAPPQPTVTVTATPVPDAVRVKQNALYTVGKVPAVNCADPKIKPSSEAAALRYYRALLPCLNRAWEPLVRKAGYPFRAPKLVLYAKNQTSCTGESNLAFYCGEDETITMRGDQDAKLFRQAPESGRAAIMSTLSHEYAHHVQMLTNILISSRSREGWATTEPAKLEENRRMELQASCLGAAFLGANKAALGLTGRRLTAWEFQTKHSGDEYNPKKKRDHGSRKNQWLWAGVSFKTANPASCNTFVAPAAKVS
- a CDS encoding SDR family NAD(P)-dependent oxidoreductase; its protein translation is MSVLDTFGLDGRRVLVTGGNRGLGRAFALALAEAGADVAIVGRDAGRNDQVVAEIAARGRRGLAVTADITRRADVTAMVDRVTEQLGGIDVLVNNAGVAIHRPALEVPDDEWQQVIDLNLTALWNTSTAVARGMITAGNGGVIVNVGSMSAQIVNRPQWQASYNASKAAVHHLTRSLAAEWAPYDIRVNAIAPGYVKTDMAPVDRPEFRQHWILDAPQQRYATPEEIAPSVVYLASRASAFMTGSVLLIDGGYSVY
- a CDS encoding GNAT family N-acetyltransferase, coding for MTDAVIRRATAADVAGIVALIAEDQLGATRESLDDLTPYDAAFAALDADPNQVLVVAESNGELVGTLQLTIIPGLSRRGSSRGLVEAVRVAASARGTGLGTTLMQWAVDESRRRGCTLVQLTSDKTRTDAHRFYQRLGFTNSHEGFKLRLD
- a CDS encoding neutral zinc metallopeptidase, whose protein sequence is MPPPPASARPDATSVAGTSPSPASSGSTPLTAPTPRLGAEAPAGPPQLSGSRLGPPPPGDPAAAAFKARYQPEPIPYVEKKRSKALVSGLVAGALLLVGGGVFAAVKLLPAYDDFVANPMGTPSVRASDEPADGNEPVAAPTPDVVVAKENKLYRTGKLAPANCREPQYRPTSKENVRAYYQTLLGCLDKAWEPAVRKAGHEFRKPRLIIFDNGQETACGVQHEVPSYCAADGGAVTLPWEGLPEKYGKDRSQTRIDMAQELGYLYGVHVQELTGIFEATENLGDTAPNAAARLEQDRRQALQAVCLSSVFLSTVKATFPIRGELLESYRWRSKHNGDEDSKDKVRDHGSRRNVELWMGRGFGSADPGSCNTFVAAPAKVS
- a CDS encoding mechanosensitive ion channel family protein produces the protein MSALAIDFTQPFEDAFGKLLGFVPNLIGGLVILAVGYLVAKVLGKLVSKLLGKVGFDQWMERAGVSGVLQRSGTGLTASAMLGKVVFWFVFLIGFTMFASALGVPEISNFMSAMLGYIPRIFAAIVIVCLAALFANFLAAIIRGATGNETLAKVGKYAILVYAAFAALTQLGIAVQLTGNTLLIVLGGLSLALGLAFGLGGREMAGEALRTLFDRGSQLAADRSNGTSGQTGYQQPGNGYQGGNGYQTDQGGHSSEQYPASHGAPQSGSWSNGSNGTWSDGQR